The Maridesulfovibrio zosterae DSM 11974 genome contains a region encoding:
- a CDS encoding Smr/MutS family protein, translating into MAKKRIKSLSDLKDLKFKDNIKKEPEMPKAVQKVLDSVKKKPKPIVPEEKIVDEIDDDYAFMNAMSGVQRLDNTTVAVQKTIPTPSIKLNDDDEGKEYLSSLISGKIEFEIEYSDEFMFGFVRGTDSKIFQKLKSGAFSYESHIDLHGMNSEQAFDNLLFFIRESFLQNKRCILAVTGRGKNSPGGHSVLKREIQEWLTRDPFRRVILAFCTAQPKDGGAGAIYILLRKQKKVHGKVQWDKGINWDKDL; encoded by the coding sequence ATGGCAAAAAAAAGAATAAAATCGTTATCAGACCTTAAAGATCTGAAATTTAAAGACAATATAAAAAAAGAACCAGAAATGCCCAAAGCAGTACAAAAGGTTTTGGATTCAGTAAAAAAGAAACCAAAACCTATCGTTCCAGAAGAAAAAATTGTGGATGAGATTGATGATGACTATGCTTTTATGAATGCAATGAGCGGTGTACAGCGATTAGATAATACAACAGTAGCTGTCCAAAAGACTATACCGACACCTTCCATAAAATTAAATGATGACGACGAGGGCAAAGAATATTTAAGCAGTCTTATTTCTGGTAAAATAGAATTTGAGATTGAATACTCTGATGAATTCATGTTCGGATTTGTCCGTGGAACGGATTCAAAAATATTTCAAAAGCTCAAAAGTGGTGCATTTAGTTACGAATCACATATAGATTTGCACGGCATGAATTCAGAACAAGCTTTTGATAATCTCCTTTTTTTCATCAGGGAATCTTTTCTGCAAAACAAACGTTGTATTCTTGCTGTAACAGGAAGAGGTAAAAATTCTCCAGGTGGACATTCTGTTCTTAAACGTGAAATCCAGGAATGGCTGACCCGTGACCCATTTCGACGGGTAATACTTGCATTCTGCACAGCTCAGCCAAAAGACGGAGGAGCCGGAGCTATTTATATATTATTGCGTAAACAAAAAAAAGTTCATGGTAAGGTTCAGTGGGATAAAGGAATCAACTGGGATAAGGATTTATAG